A window of Streptomyces armeniacus contains these coding sequences:
- a CDS encoding bifunctional glycosyltransferase 87/phosphatase PAP2 family protein — MALIGLWLLAGALAVRQAAAVLRQPSDERLTDLLGWIGDNGVLRVRGSFYDGAHPFTGTPFAGLVLKPLTRAAEQGLGVAWTFGTLLLVAAVGVVAARALPGPVSRRTALFAVPVALSLLTVSVPVRSTFTLGQTSILPVLLVLLGWLLRGEERRIGGVLIGLAAALQPAVLLFVPLLWFTGRRAAAVGAGATFAACTAAAWLAVPGDSWTYWVHHLAGAGLGDPSDGLANQSLHGALLRLGLSGPLELALLAVLAVAVSWFALRRAVRYTLDGQPLLAAALAGCAVVAVSPTAWQHQQLWILLAVVGRVGRRTGDRLMWPVAVVLVMSLESGALVPNMPGLKLLADNAPLAAAVLAACVIPFLSRTAESWAKPEPSGPFSRPNLLLELLLIRVGYWAYSYVRGHADQGVATAEGHGSQILDWERVLRLDWEYGLNQFTVRHPWLEDFCNFYYTTFHFLVPIALLALLYIRRPPGYRKARTALSFATLLGLVGFWFYPLAPPRLMPGLGYIDTAHGPQDLNDPDFGALTELSNQYAAMPSLHVGWSLWCAIVIVRMTPNVWLRALGVLYPLLTTFVVMATANHYLLDAVGGVLVIMAGFGLQRLLSRYLPGPGAAAEAEAETAAPDAVPDAGPGPGPGPGPGPVADAVRDKAAATVPKQSGEPGAERARPEPSAGPDEPDEPEPSGEPAAPARHT, encoded by the coding sequence ATGGCGCTCATCGGGCTGTGGCTGCTCGCGGGCGCGCTGGCCGTACGGCAGGCCGCCGCCGTGCTGCGGCAGCCCTCCGACGAGCGGCTGACCGATCTGCTCGGCTGGATCGGCGACAACGGCGTCCTGCGCGTGCGCGGTTCTTTCTACGACGGGGCGCACCCGTTCACCGGCACGCCCTTCGCGGGTCTCGTGCTGAAGCCGCTCACGCGGGCCGCCGAGCAGGGCCTCGGCGTGGCGTGGACGTTCGGCACGCTGCTGCTCGTCGCGGCCGTCGGCGTGGTCGCGGCACGCGCGCTGCCCGGCCCGGTGTCGCGGCGCACGGCGCTGTTCGCCGTGCCGGTGGCACTCAGCCTGCTGACCGTGTCCGTGCCCGTACGCAGCACCTTCACCCTCGGCCAGACCAGCATCCTGCCCGTGCTGCTTGTCCTGCTGGGCTGGCTCCTGCGCGGTGAGGAGCGGCGGATCGGCGGCGTGCTGATCGGCCTGGCCGCCGCGCTGCAGCCGGCGGTGCTGCTGTTCGTGCCGCTGCTGTGGTTCACCGGGCGGCGGGCCGCCGCGGTCGGCGCGGGCGCCACGTTCGCGGCCTGCACGGCCGCCGCGTGGCTGGCGGTGCCGGGCGACTCGTGGACGTACTGGGTGCACCACCTCGCGGGCGCCGGCCTCGGCGACCCGTCCGACGGGCTCGCCAACCAGTCCCTGCACGGCGCCCTCCTCCGGCTCGGTCTCAGCGGCCCCCTCGAACTCGCCCTGCTCGCCGTCCTCGCCGTCGCCGTCTCCTGGTTCGCGCTGCGCCGCGCCGTGCGCTACACGCTGGACGGCCAGCCGCTGCTCGCCGCCGCGCTCGCCGGCTGCGCCGTCGTCGCCGTGTCGCCGACGGCCTGGCAGCACCAGCAGCTGTGGATCCTGCTCGCCGTCGTCGGCCGGGTCGGGCGGCGTACGGGCGACCGGCTGATGTGGCCCGTCGCCGTAGTCCTGGTGATGTCGCTGGAGAGCGGCGCGCTCGTGCCCAACATGCCCGGCCTGAAGCTGCTCGCCGACAACGCGCCGCTGGCCGCCGCGGTGCTCGCGGCGTGTGTCATCCCGTTCCTGTCCCGTACGGCGGAGAGCTGGGCGAAGCCGGAGCCGTCCGGCCCGTTCAGCCGCCCGAACCTGCTCCTGGAACTGCTGCTGATCCGCGTCGGGTACTGGGCCTACTCGTACGTACGCGGCCACGCGGACCAGGGCGTCGCCACCGCCGAGGGGCACGGCAGCCAGATCCTCGACTGGGAGCGGGTGCTGCGGCTCGACTGGGAGTACGGGCTCAACCAGTTCACCGTCCGGCACCCCTGGCTCGAGGACTTCTGCAACTTCTACTACACGACATTCCACTTCCTGGTGCCGATCGCGCTGCTCGCGCTGCTCTACATCCGGCGCCCGCCGGGCTACCGCAAGGCGCGTACGGCGCTGAGCTTCGCCACGCTGCTCGGGCTCGTCGGCTTCTGGTTCTACCCGCTCGCGCCGCCCCGGCTGATGCCCGGCCTCGGCTACATCGACACGGCACACGGCCCGCAGGACCTCAACGACCCGGACTTCGGCGCCCTGACGGAGCTGTCCAACCAGTACGCGGCGATGCCGTCGCTGCACGTGGGCTGGTCGCTGTGGTGCGCCATCGTGATCGTGCGGATGACCCCGAACGTGTGGCTGCGGGCGCTGGGTGTGCTCTATCCGCTGCTGACCACGTTCGTGGTGATGGCCACCGCCAACCACTATCTGCTGGACGCGGTGGGCGGCGTCCTGGTGATCATGGCGGGCTTCGGGCTGCAACGGCTCCTGTCGCGGTATCTGCCGGGGCCGGGGGCCGCGGCGGAGGCGGAAGCGGAGACCGCCGCGCCGGATGCCGTTCCGGACGCCGGACCCGGACCCGGGCCCGGACCCGGGCCCGGGCCCGTAGCCGATGCCGTACGGGACAAGGCCGCGGCCACGGTGCCGAAGCAGTCGGGGGAGCCGGGCGCGGAGCGCGCCCGGCCGGAGCCGTCCGCCGGACCGGACGAACCAGACGAACCGGAGCCGTCCGGAGAGCCGGCGGCCCCGGCCCGGCACACCTAG
- a CDS encoding ECF transporter S component: MSTRGETPAAARPVRQVRPVRLGPRSVAALALVSAVGVAAFGWPLLADSASGLAHSRDAPWLFAGLLPLLLAVVVATIADTGMDAKAIAMIGVLAAAGAALRPLGAGTAGLEPMFFLMVLSGRVLGPGFGFVLGAVSMLASALLTGGVGPWMPFQMLSMGWVTMGAGLLPRPDTLRGRRELLLLAGYGAVASVLYGTVMNLQGWTYIAGLGSGISFVPGDPLGENLSRFLAYVLATSLGWDLPRAVLTVVLTLTLGSTVLKALRRATRRAAFDAPVSFTAPGGREQSGNRGGPPGVLETDSPQSISRTAR; encoded by the coding sequence GTGAGCACGCGCGGCGAGACCCCCGCCGCCGCCCGCCCGGTGCGGCAGGTGCGGCCCGTACGCCTCGGGCCCCGCTCCGTGGCGGCGCTCGCGCTGGTCTCCGCGGTGGGCGTGGCCGCGTTCGGCTGGCCGCTGCTGGCCGACTCGGCCTCCGGGCTGGCGCACTCCCGTGACGCGCCGTGGCTGTTCGCCGGGCTGCTGCCGCTGCTGCTCGCGGTGGTGGTCGCGACGATCGCGGACACCGGGATGGACGCGAAGGCCATCGCGATGATCGGCGTACTCGCGGCGGCGGGCGCGGCACTCCGGCCGCTGGGCGCGGGCACCGCCGGCCTGGAGCCGATGTTCTTCCTGATGGTGCTGTCCGGGCGGGTGCTCGGGCCGGGCTTCGGCTTCGTGCTGGGCGCGGTGTCGATGCTGGCCTCGGCGCTGCTCACGGGCGGGGTGGGACCGTGGATGCCGTTCCAGATGCTGTCCATGGGCTGGGTGACGATGGGCGCGGGGCTACTGCCCCGCCCGGACACCCTGCGCGGGCGGCGCGAGCTGCTGCTGCTCGCCGGCTACGGCGCCGTCGCCTCCGTCCTCTACGGCACGGTGATGAACCTGCAGGGCTGGACGTACATCGCCGGTCTCGGCTCCGGCATCTCCTTCGTGCCCGGTGATCCGCTCGGCGAGAATCTCTCCCGCTTCCTCGCCTACGTCCTCGCCACCTCACTCGGCTGGGACCTGCCGCGCGCGGTGCTCACGGTCGTTCTCACGCTGACCCTCGGCAGTACGGTCCTCAAGGCCCTCCGCCGGGCGACGCGCCGCGCGGCCTTCGACGCACCGGTGTCCTTCACCGCGCCCGGCGGCCGGGAGCAGAGCGGGAACCGCGGCGGCCCTCCCGGGGTCCTTGAAACCGATTCCCCGCAATCGATCTCAAGGACTGCACGATGA
- a CDS encoding antibiotic biosynthesis monooxygenase family protein yields MSIVKINVLTVPAEQRETFEQRFGARAGTVESADGFEWFELLRPLEGTDEYLVYTRWRDEESYRAWMEGPMKSAHQRGTGGGSGSGDGGERPKPVSASSALWSFEVVQQAPPKPA; encoded by the coding sequence ATGAGCATCGTCAAGATCAATGTGCTGACCGTTCCCGCCGAGCAGCGCGAGACGTTCGAGCAGCGGTTCGGCGCGCGGGCCGGGACTGTGGAGAGCGCGGACGGCTTCGAGTGGTTCGAGCTGCTGCGCCCGCTGGAGGGCACCGACGAGTACCTGGTGTACACGCGGTGGCGCGACGAGGAGTCGTACCGCGCCTGGATGGAGGGCCCGATGAAGAGCGCCCACCAGCGCGGCACAGGCGGCGGCAGCGGCAGCGGCGACGGCGGCGAGCGCCCGAAGCCCGTGTCGGCGAGTTCCGCGCTGTGGTCGTTCGAGGTCGTGCAGCAGGCGCCGCCCAAGCCCGCGTAG
- a CDS encoding lytic polysaccharide monooxygenase auxiliary activity family 9 protein, whose translation MNRKRKLAAVIGAGIAPLLVVSLPASPASAHGYVDSPASRQAQCAEGTVDCGPIKWEPQSVEGPKGLNSCSGGNEQFAELDDDSKGWKVHDVGSSASFNWRLTARHATSTWQYFAGGQKIAEFDDGGAQPGETVTHQVDFGGLSGQQKVLAVWNIADTANAFYACIDVNVG comes from the coding sequence ATGAACCGGAAACGCAAGCTCGCTGCCGTCATCGGCGCGGGGATCGCTCCCCTGCTCGTTGTGTCACTGCCGGCCAGCCCGGCCAGTGCGCACGGCTACGTCGACTCGCCCGCCAGCCGGCAGGCCCAGTGCGCCGAGGGCACGGTCGACTGCGGACCCATCAAGTGGGAACCCCAGAGCGTCGAGGGTCCCAAGGGCCTGAACAGCTGCAGCGGCGGCAACGAGCAGTTCGCAGAGCTCGACGACGACAGCAAGGGCTGGAAGGTCCACGACGTCGGCAGCTCGGCCAGCTTCAACTGGCGGCTGACCGCGCGGCACGCGACCAGCACGTGGCAGTACTTCGCGGGCGGCCAGAAGATCGCCGAGTTCGACGACGGCGGCGCGCAGCCCGGTGAGACGGTCACGCACCAGGTCGACTTCGGCGGCCTCTCCGGCCAGCAGAAGGTGCTCGCCGTCTGGAACATCGCGGACACGGCCAACGCGTTCTACGCCTGCATCGACGTGAACGTGGGCTGA
- a CDS encoding ABC transporter ATP-binding protein — protein MIRFEQVSVTYQDAPAPALHGVDLTVPEGELCLLVGPSGVGKSTLLGAVSGLVPHFTGGTLHGRVTVDGRDTRTHKPRELADVVGSVGQDPLAHFVTDTVEDELAYGMESVGLAPDVMRRRVEETLDLLGLAALRDRPLATLSGGQQQRVAIGSVLAVHPRVLVLDEPTSALDPGAAEEVLAVLQRLVHDLGTTVLMAEHRLERVVQYADRVLLLPAPGTPPVLGTPQDVMPVSPVRPPVAELGALAGWSPLPLSVRDARRLAGPLRDRLAAPPEPDRADTADGPAAAELRGLTVRRGRTDVLRGLDLRVGPGEAVALMGRNGAGKSTLLGTLTGMHEPASGSVRLGPAARAAAPAPRTGLLARLTRRNPPAPSGAPPRTVVPHRTPPAELLHHVGLVPQEPRDLLYADTVAAECAAADADAGAPPGSCRALVTRLLPDVPDATHPRDLSEGQRLALALAVILTAAPPLLLLDEPTRGLDYAAKARLIRVLRELAADGHAIVLATHDVELAAELAHRVVILAEGDIVADGRTPEVVTASPAFAPQVAKILAPGPWLTVPQVRAALKHAEEVRE, from the coding sequence GTGATCCGCTTCGAGCAGGTCTCCGTGACCTACCAGGACGCGCCGGCGCCCGCCCTGCACGGAGTGGACCTGACCGTGCCCGAGGGCGAACTCTGCCTGCTGGTCGGCCCGTCCGGAGTCGGCAAGTCGACACTGCTCGGCGCGGTGTCCGGGCTCGTACCGCACTTCACCGGCGGCACCCTGCACGGCAGGGTCACCGTGGACGGCCGCGACACCCGTACGCACAAGCCGCGCGAACTCGCCGACGTCGTCGGCAGCGTCGGCCAGGACCCGCTCGCGCACTTCGTCACCGACACCGTCGAGGACGAACTCGCCTACGGCATGGAGTCCGTCGGCCTCGCTCCCGACGTGATGCGCCGCCGTGTCGAGGAGACACTCGACCTGCTCGGCCTCGCCGCGCTCCGCGACCGGCCGCTCGCCACGCTCTCCGGCGGCCAGCAGCAGCGCGTGGCCATCGGCTCGGTCCTCGCCGTGCACCCGCGCGTCCTGGTGCTGGACGAGCCGACGTCCGCGCTCGACCCGGGCGCCGCCGAAGAGGTGCTGGCGGTGCTGCAGCGCCTGGTGCACGACCTCGGTACGACCGTGCTGATGGCCGAGCACCGGCTGGAGCGCGTCGTGCAGTACGCCGACCGCGTCCTGCTCCTGCCCGCGCCCGGTACGCCTCCGGTGCTCGGCACACCGCAGGACGTCATGCCGGTCTCCCCGGTGCGGCCGCCCGTGGCCGAACTCGGCGCGCTCGCCGGCTGGTCGCCGCTCCCCCTGTCCGTACGGGACGCCCGCCGCCTCGCGGGACCGCTGCGGGACCGCCTGGCGGCGCCGCCGGAACCGGACCGTGCGGACACCGCGGACGGGCCCGCGGCGGCGGAGCTGCGGGGGCTGACCGTACGCCGCGGCCGCACCGACGTGCTGCGCGGCCTGGACCTGCGGGTCGGTCCGGGCGAGGCGGTGGCGCTGATGGGCCGCAACGGCGCGGGCAAGTCCACGCTGCTGGGCACGCTGACCGGCATGCACGAACCGGCCTCCGGCTCCGTACGGCTGGGCCCGGCGGCCCGCGCCGCCGCACCGGCGCCCCGTACGGGCCTGCTGGCGCGCCTCACCCGCCGCAACCCGCCCGCGCCCTCGGGCGCACCGCCGCGGACCGTCGTACCGCACCGCACCCCGCCCGCCGAGCTGCTGCACCACGTCGGGCTGGTCCCGCAGGAGCCGCGCGACCTGCTGTACGCGGACACCGTGGCCGCGGAGTGCGCGGCGGCCGACGCGGACGCGGGCGCCCCGCCGGGCAGTTGCCGCGCGCTGGTCACCCGGCTGCTGCCGGACGTACCGGACGCGACGCACCCGCGCGACCTGTCCGAGGGCCAGCGGCTGGCGCTGGCCCTTGCGGTGATCCTGACCGCCGCACCCCCGCTGCTGCTCCTGGACGAGCCGACCCGCGGCCTGGACTACGCCGCGAAGGCGCGGCTGATCCGCGTACTCCGCGAACTGGCCGCGGACGGGCACGCGATCGTCCTCGCCACGCACGACGTGGAGCTCGCCGCCGAACTCGCCCACCGCGTCGTCATCCTGGCCGAGGGCGACATCGTGGCGGACGGCCGTACCCCCGAGGTCGTCACGGCCTCCCCGGCGTTCGCCCCGCAGGTCGCCAAGATCCTGGCGCCCGGCCCCTGGCTGACGGTGCCGCAGGTACGGGCGGCACTCAAGCACGCCGAGGAGGTGCGGGAGTGA
- a CDS encoding DUF6882 domain-containing protein, producing MNAQFSDALLTLAGPRLLWSLEQLDLFDQLVPLDSTAYDLNTPKAERSGISLRAHQIGALDNAGAWHWAWADGRVSDTPGAARSAELRELGTREGVGELAGPVLDLSGFPDPRIAANLLLTMCLGLLDARGCLVTRNHQQEPVFLITDDPAVPAAAPRAGRLEQYLQVVAQLEVPQLKAVKGWCARHGMEPQYGPGRVSATLPDGGGVTANVTGGRTVTGVSVTGPHGGPPADGGVPEQALGRPALPQPAPDEGMFPAALLRVAARHMALSVRGTGGMIEYAGEELGFVGAMPQWDAGAGLLRFPGGGLRTRALGRYDLAEGWFEWAPGTEDVRARFRAEAGLPADAAVPELDGARLGLAPYAKPESAAVLLARTAANVAGGVFTSLGNQFLLVTDDRLPAPGTDPGAATQDIRAGASWLNGLVPAGTRAETMRTVATSYFEHFGMDVMHHGMPEFLSGMDGLYEVRVFFGPDGTIVNATEGMAFMPGQ from the coding sequence ATGAACGCTCAATTCAGCGATGCCCTGCTCACCCTGGCGGGCCCCCGGCTGCTCTGGTCCCTGGAACAGCTGGACCTCTTCGACCAGTTGGTGCCGCTGGACTCCACCGCCTACGACCTGAACACGCCCAAGGCCGAACGCTCCGGCATCAGCCTCCGCGCCCACCAGATCGGCGCGCTGGACAACGCGGGCGCGTGGCACTGGGCGTGGGCGGACGGGCGCGTGTCGGACACGCCGGGTGCGGCGCGCTCCGCGGAACTGCGCGAGCTGGGCACACGCGAGGGCGTCGGGGAACTCGCCGGGCCCGTGCTGGACCTGAGCGGCTTCCCCGACCCGAGGATCGCCGCCAACCTGCTGCTCACGATGTGCCTGGGGCTGCTGGACGCCCGCGGCTGCCTCGTGACCCGCAACCACCAGCAGGAGCCGGTGTTCCTGATCACCGACGACCCCGCCGTCCCGGCGGCCGCGCCGCGCGCCGGGCGGCTGGAGCAGTACCTCCAGGTCGTGGCGCAGCTCGAGGTCCCGCAGCTGAAGGCCGTGAAGGGCTGGTGCGCGCGGCACGGCATGGAGCCCCAGTACGGGCCGGGGCGGGTGTCGGCCACGCTGCCGGACGGCGGCGGCGTCACCGCGAACGTGACCGGCGGCCGTACGGTCACCGGGGTGTCGGTGACGGGCCCGCACGGCGGCCCGCCCGCGGACGGCGGCGTGCCCGAACAGGCCCTGGGGCGGCCGGCGTTGCCGCAGCCGGCGCCGGACGAGGGCATGTTCCCCGCGGCGCTGCTGCGGGTGGCCGCGCGCCACATGGCGCTGTCGGTACGCGGCACCGGCGGCATGATCGAGTACGCGGGCGAGGAGCTCGGCTTCGTGGGCGCCATGCCGCAGTGGGACGCCGGGGCGGGGCTGCTCCGGTTCCCGGGTGGCGGGCTGCGTACGCGGGCGCTGGGCCGGTACGACCTGGCGGAGGGCTGGTTCGAGTGGGCGCCTGGCACCGAGGACGTACGCGCCCGCTTCCGCGCGGAGGCCGGGCTGCCGGCGGACGCGGCGGTGCCCGAACTGGACGGCGCACGGCTCGGCCTGGCCCCGTACGCGAAGCCGGAGTCGGCGGCCGTCCTGCTGGCGCGTACGGCGGCGAACGTGGCCGGCGGCGTGTTCACCTCGCTGGGCAACCAGTTCCTGCTGGTCACCGACGACCGGCTGCCCGCGCCCGGCACCGACCCGGGCGCGGCCACGCAGGACATACGCGCCGGCGCCAGCTGGCTGAACGGGCTGGTGCCGGCCGGGACCAGGGCGGAGACGATGCGTACGGTCGCGACGTCGTACTTCGAGCACTTCGGCATGGACGTCATGCACCACGGCATGCCCGAGTTCCTGAGCGGGATGGACGGGCTCTACGAGGTGCGGGTCTTCTTCGGCCCGGACGGCACCATCGTGAACGCGACGGAGGGCATGGCGTTCATGCCGGGCCAGTAG
- a CDS encoding energy-coupling factor transporter transmembrane component T: protein MTARGPRRPRGQSRPRRPSRLRAPEAARGNALHAGAWWLWALGLAAAATRTTNPLLLALLIAVAGYVVAARRTDAPWARSYVAFLKLGLLVLLIRLVFAFFLGSPIPGTHVLVTLPEVPLPDWAQGVRIGGRVTAEGMLFAAYDGLRLATLLICVGAANALASPARLLKSLPGALYEAGVAVVVAMTFAPNLVADVQRLRSARRLRGRADRGVKALLQVGLPVLEGALERSVAVAAAMDARGYGRTAQVPAGVRHATSGLVLGGLLGVCTGTYALLAARGAAYGPPLLLAGLAAALAGLRLGGRRSVRSRYRPDRWGPRAWLTAGSGAAVAAVLVWADGRWPAALQPPAVPLAAPELPLWPAAAVLLGLLPAFVAPVPPTARHSADRDEETP from the coding sequence ATGACCGCGCGCGGACCGCGCCGACCGCGCGGCCAGTCGCGACCGCGCCGCCCGTCGCGGCTGCGCGCCCCCGAGGCGGCGCGCGGCAACGCGCTGCACGCCGGCGCCTGGTGGCTCTGGGCACTCGGCCTCGCCGCCGCCGCGACCCGCACCACCAACCCGCTGCTGCTCGCCCTGCTGATCGCGGTCGCGGGCTACGTCGTGGCGGCACGCCGTACGGACGCGCCGTGGGCCCGCTCGTACGTCGCGTTCCTGAAGCTGGGACTGCTGGTGCTGCTGATCCGGCTGGTGTTCGCGTTCTTCCTCGGCTCGCCCATCCCCGGCACGCACGTCCTCGTCACGCTTCCCGAAGTGCCGCTGCCGGACTGGGCGCAGGGCGTGCGCATCGGCGGCCGGGTGACCGCCGAGGGCATGCTGTTCGCCGCGTACGACGGGCTGCGGCTCGCCACGCTCCTCATCTGCGTCGGCGCCGCCAACGCCCTCGCCAGCCCGGCCCGGCTGCTCAAGTCGCTGCCGGGCGCGCTGTACGAGGCGGGCGTCGCCGTCGTCGTGGCGATGACGTTCGCGCCGAACCTCGTCGCCGACGTGCAGCGGCTCCGTTCCGCCCGCCGTCTGCGCGGCCGCGCGGACCGCGGCGTCAAGGCGCTGCTCCAGGTCGGCCTGCCGGTCCTGGAGGGCGCGCTGGAGCGGTCCGTGGCGGTGGCGGCGGCGATGGACGCGCGCGGGTACGGGCGTACGGCACAGGTGCCCGCGGGCGTACGGCACGCCACCTCGGGGCTCGTGCTCGGCGGGCTGCTGGGCGTCTGCACGGGCACGTACGCGCTGCTGGCGGCGCGCGGTGCCGCGTACGGGCCGCCGCTGCTGCTCGCCGGACTGGCCGCCGCGCTGGCCGGGCTGCGGCTGGGCGGGCGGCGCAGCGTACGCAGCCGGTACCGGCCGGACCGCTGGGGCCCGCGCGCCTGGCTGACGGCCGGTTCGGGGGCGGCCGTGGCGGCGGTGCTGGTCTGGGCCGACGGGCGGTGGCCCGCGGCGCTCCAGCCGCCCGCCGTGCCGCTGGCCGCGCCCGAACTCCCGCTGTGGCCCGCGGCGGCGGTGCTGCTCGGGCTGCTGCCGGCGTTCGTCGCCCCGGTGCCGCCCACCGCACGCCACTCCGCCGACCGTGACGAGGAGACACCGTGA
- a CDS encoding MFS transporter has translation MATQHAPDAAPSAPGAGDALSGRALWLPMGALLLGMLLAALDQTIVATALPTIVSELGGLNHLSWVVTAYLLAATAATPLWGKLGDQYGRKRLFQSAIALFLAGSALCGVAQDMPQLIGFRAVQGLGGGGLMTLSMAIVGDMVPPRERGRYQGLFGAVFGMSSVLGPLLGGFFTEHLDWRWVFYINLPLGAVALLVVATVLHLPARPHRHRIDYLGTFLIACVATCLVLIASLGGTSWPWLSVQTGGLAALAAVLLVWFVAVERRAVEPVVPLKLFRIRTFTLCSVIGFVVGFAMFGAMTYLPTFLQVVHAVTPTLSGVHMLPMVAGMLVSSTLSGQLVSRTGRWKVFPVLGTAVTGLGLVLLHRMDEHSSTAEMSAYFTVFGLGLGLVMQVLVLAVQNAVDYADLGVATSGASFFRSIGASFGVAVFGTVFTGRLGDYLGAALRGRELPEGVSATSLQHDPRAVGTLPPDTREAVLRAYSSAITDVFLYAAPVVLIAFILACLLKEEPLRRSVLSPDESETLAANPVERSSADEVRRALSLLSTRQGRRDLYARIAARAGVDLRPAACWMLLRVARHGAVEPALLADHGVVPRPVIADAARQLEERGLAVREGLALVLTAAGSGTAARLARAREDSLAELLGDWWSADRPQELTELVRELNAELGGAESECPRAEPPVRNPRTRMA, from the coding sequence ATGGCGACGCAGCACGCGCCGGACGCGGCGCCCTCAGCCCCCGGCGCCGGGGACGCCCTGTCCGGCCGCGCCCTGTGGCTGCCCATGGGGGCCCTGCTGCTGGGGATGCTGCTGGCCGCGCTCGACCAGACGATCGTCGCGACGGCGCTGCCCACCATCGTCAGCGAACTCGGCGGACTGAACCATCTGTCGTGGGTGGTCACGGCGTATCTGCTCGCCGCGACCGCCGCGACGCCGCTGTGGGGCAAGCTGGGCGACCAGTACGGGCGGAAGCGGCTGTTCCAGTCCGCCATCGCGCTGTTCCTGGCCGGCTCCGCGCTGTGCGGCGTGGCGCAGGACATGCCGCAGCTCATCGGCTTCCGCGCCGTGCAGGGACTGGGCGGCGGCGGGCTGATGACGCTGTCCATGGCGATCGTCGGGGACATGGTGCCGCCCCGCGAACGGGGCCGCTACCAGGGCCTGTTCGGCGCGGTGTTCGGCATGTCGAGCGTGCTGGGCCCGCTGCTGGGCGGGTTCTTCACCGAACACCTCGACTGGCGCTGGGTGTTCTACATCAACCTGCCGCTCGGCGCCGTCGCCCTGCTCGTCGTCGCCACCGTGCTGCATCTGCCCGCGCGCCCGCACCGGCACCGCATCGACTACCTCGGCACGTTCCTGATCGCCTGCGTCGCCACCTGCCTGGTGCTGATCGCGTCGCTGGGCGGCACCAGCTGGCCGTGGCTCTCCGTGCAGACGGGCGGGCTCGCGGCGCTTGCCGCGGTGCTGCTGGTGTGGTTCGTCGCGGTGGAACGGCGGGCGGTGGAGCCGGTCGTGCCGCTGAAGCTGTTCCGCATCCGCACGTTCACGCTGTGCTCGGTGATCGGCTTCGTCGTCGGCTTCGCGATGTTCGGCGCGATGACGTACCTGCCGACGTTCCTCCAGGTCGTGCACGCCGTCACGCCGACGCTCTCGGGCGTGCACATGCTGCCCATGGTCGCCGGGATGCTGGTGTCGTCCACGCTGTCGGGGCAGCTGGTGAGCCGTACGGGCCGCTGGAAGGTGTTCCCCGTCCTCGGCACGGCGGTCACCGGGCTGGGCCTGGTGCTGCTGCACCGCATGGACGAGCACAGCTCGACGGCGGAGATGAGCGCGTACTTCACGGTGTTCGGGCTGGGCCTCGGCCTGGTGATGCAGGTGCTGGTGCTGGCCGTGCAGAACGCCGTGGACTACGCCGACCTCGGCGTCGCCACCTCCGGCGCGAGCTTCTTCCGCTCCATCGGGGCGTCGTTCGGCGTCGCCGTCTTCGGCACCGTGTTCACCGGCCGACTCGGCGACTACCTGGGCGCCGCGCTGCGCGGGCGGGAGCTGCCGGAGGGCGTCTCGGCCACGTCCCTGCAGCACGATCCGCGTGCGGTGGGCACCCTGCCGCCGGACACGCGCGAGGCGGTGCTGCGCGCGTACTCCTCCGCGATCACGGACGTCTTCCTGTACGCGGCGCCGGTGGTGCTGATCGCGTTCATCCTCGCGTGCCTCCTCAAGGAGGAGCCTCTGCGCCGCAGCGTGCTGTCCCCCGACGAGAGCGAGACCCTGGCCGCCAACCCCGTCGAACGCTCCTCCGCCGACGAGGTGCGCCGCGCGCTGTCGCTGCTGAGCACCCGGCAGGGCCGCCGCGACCTGTACGCGCGGATCGCCGCACGCGCCGGCGTGGACCTGCGGCCCGCCGCGTGCTGGATGCTGCTGCGCGTCGCCCGGCACGGAGCCGTCGAACCGGCACTCCTCGCCGACCACGGCGTGGTCCCGCGCCCGGTGATCGCGGACGCGGCACGCCAGCTGGAGGAGCGCGGCCTGGCCGTACGGGAAGGGCTGGCGCTCGTGCTGACCGCCGCGGGCAGCGGGACCGCGGCACGGCTCGCGCGGGCGCGCGAGGACTCGCTCGCGGAGCTGTTGGGCGACTGGTGGTCGGCGGACCGGCCGCAGGAACTGACCGAGCTGGTACGGGAGTTGAACGCCGAACTCGGCGGCGCGGAGAGCGAGTGCCCGCGCGCCGAGCCGCCCGTACGCAACCCCCGTACGCGCATGGCGTGA